GAAGTCGATGCCGGTGCGGCGGCGCAGCCGTTCCACCAGGTCATAGACCGCGGAGTAGGTGAGTGGACGGCCGTGCGGGCGGCCCCAGAGGTTGACGAACACGTAGTCCGAGTCGAGGGCACCGTACTCGCGGTTGAGGTAGTCGGCATACAGCCGCATCAGCTCCGCGCTGGCCGGGACCTCCCGTGAGCGGCCCGACTTCGCCCGCACCCGATTCGCGTTCGGCCGCGGGATGACGCTCACCTGCCGCTCGGCCAGCGCGATGTCCTCGTGCCGCAGGCCCAGGGCCTCGCCGATCCGCAGCCCGGTGTCCAGCAGCAGCGCGAACAGCAGCCGGTCCCGCAGATGCTCGCACCCGTCCAGCACCGCCTGGGCGTCCCCGGCAGAGAGCACGACCGGTCGCCGCGGCGGCTGCCGCAGCCGGATCGTGCGGGCCTTCTGCGGACGGCTCTTGGCGATGTGCTCCAGGAACGGCTTGTAGGAACTGCCACGGCCACGGCGGCCGGCGGGCCGCATCGTCACCATCAGGTCGCCGAGCGGCACCCCGTGGCGGGTGTGGAACTCGCAGAACGACGAGAGCGCGGCGAGCTTGCGGTTCACGCTGGACTCCGCGCAGTGGTGGTCTGCCGTGGGCAGCACCGTGACCTTTCCGTCCCGGGCCTGCGGCGGCAGCCGCAGCCAGCCCACGAACCCTGCGACGTCCTCCAGCGTCACCGACTGCCAGTCCAGCCCGCAGCCGGTCAGGTAGACGAACCAGTCCTTCAGATCGTGGGCGTACGCCTTGACCGTGTTCGGTGACTTCTCGCCCCAGGCCAGGTAGGCCAGGTAGCGCTCGATCGGCGCGACGGCCACGTGGTCGTCTCCGAGCACGGTCCACGACTCGGTCTCCGAGTCCGGCATCAGCACGCGCTGTACCCGCATGGAACCTCCCGTTCATCCGTGGTGGATGACGGAAGGTAATCCCATCCAGGACGGGGCAGAGGGGGCTTCACCCGTACGTGCTGGACGTGATGGACAGGGCCTCAGCGACTCCAGATAACGAACCCGAGCCGGTTGTGCGCACGCCGCTTGGCCTGCACCTTCTCCAGATCCGAGTCATCCAGGAAGAAATACCGCTCCAGCTCCGCACGAGACGGCACTCCGTTGAACGCCGCGTACTGGGCTGCCTGTTGATCCGGCAAGAACTCGACCGCCACCATGGCCTCCGAAGATCGACAACATCGACCCACGAAGGCTCCGCCGTACGATCAGCCCAGGTCAAAGCGCCGATCAGGGCCGCGAAGGCTTAGCGCACGATCTGACACGGATGTTCCTCAACCCCTGGGTTGCCACCTCACAGCGGGGTGGCCGCCTTCAGGACGAGGAAGAGCGCCAGGGCCGCGTTGAGGGAGGAGGCGGCCGAGACCGTGGTGCCCGCCGCCGCCAGATACGCGGCGAGCCCCGCCCTGCTGGCGGCCGGTGGCCAGCCCCGGGACGGCGGCACCGGCTCCAGCAGCGCGGCGACCCGGCGCGGCACCGGACCGGCGGCGAACGCGGGGACCCCCGGCAGGGGCGGACCCTCCGGGGTGAGCAGCGCGGCCCTGGCGACGGCGCGGGCCGTCAGCCTGCGGTCGCCGACGGCCCGCGCCGCCTCCTCGTCCGCCCACCGCTCGGCGTTGTAGGCGACGGCCTCGCGCAGCGGGAGCAGCAGCGGATTGGCACAGCCCGCGAGCCGGGTGGCCAGCAGACAGCGGTGGTGACGGCCCCTCAGATGCGCGCGTTCGTGCGCCAGCAGAGCCGCACCCTCGTCCTCGTCGAGCGCGCCCAGCATGCCCGTCGAGGCCACCACGCGGCCGGGTGCGCGCGAGGTACCGGGCAGCGCGTAGGCATACGGCTCGGCGTCCGGGAGGACCGTCAGGTCCCCGTCGTCGGGCCCGGCGGGGAGCCCGGCCAGCGCCTCGTGCACGCGGGCCCGTACCCGCCGGTGGCGGTGGACGGTCAGCCAGCAGACGGCCACGACCAGGGCCAGCGCCGCGATGGCGGTGGTGCCGGTGACGCCGGCGTACGGCACCACGGCGCGCACCTCCGGGTCGGCCCAGCCGTCCGGGAGCGGGTTGCCCGGCAGCTGCGCCGTGCCGACGACCATCAGCAGCACCAGGCACAGTGTGCTGCACAGCGCCAGGACGCAGCCGAGCGCGGTCAGCAGCCGGGTGGCGCTGCGGGGGTGGAGGTGCTGCGCGGCCACGCGCACGATCGGGAGCGCGGACAGCGGCAGGACGAGCGGCAGGAAGACGAAGACCCCCATTTGCTCAGCCCTCCCCGCCCTCCGGCGGCGCCTGCTCGTCCTCGGCGGCTCTCAGCAGCTCCCTCATCAGCCGCTCGTCATCAGGGCTGAGGGAGGAGACGAAGCTGGCGAGCACCGCGTCCCTGTCCGTCTCGCTGTCCAGGACCCGGCGCATGCGCAGCGCGGCCAGCCCGGCCTCGTCGGCGACCGGGCTCCAGACGTACGAACGGCCCTCACGGGTACGGGTGACGGCCTGCTTGGCGTGCAGTCTGGTCAAGATGGTGACGACCGTGGTGTAGGCCAGATCGCCGCCGAGCCGCTGCTGGACCCAGGTGGCCGTCACCGGGCCGGATGCCGTGCCCAGCACGGTCAGCACCTGGGCCTCCAGCTGGCCCTGGCCCCGCCGGCGCCCGCCGGCCCTGCGCTCGTGGTGGTCCGCACCGCTGCCCGCCACGGCCGTCGCCTCCCTCCATGGTTCACCTGCGCCGTTCACGCCGGTGCCGATCCTACTCACCGCCGGTGACAGAGCCGCACGTGAAGTGGGTCGTGCACACCCCCTTTGCACGCCGCGCCACGCCCCTTGCGGAACGATCAGTTCGGGCGTTCCGGTGTCCGGAACGCCTCCGCAGCGAAAGCGTCCGGCACCGCCCTGCCCGTGGCGTTCCCTATCCGTGGTCCCGGTGCGGACCGGCGCCGAGGGCGGCGAACACGATGTCCGCCATGGCGGCGGCCATGCGCTGGTGGAACCGCCACAGGAAGGGGTCGCGGGGGCTGGGTGCGCCGAAGTAGCCCTGGGGCGTGACCCGGCGGGCGTGCCTTCCACCCTTCCGCCATTCCTCCAGATCCTCGGCGCTCAGCCCCGTCGGCTTGAGTTGTGCCATGGCGTCGTAGTCGACGACCTCGGGGAACCAGCGCATCATCAGCGCGCTCTCGATCTCTTCGGCGTGGACACCGAGTTCGCCGGTCATCTCCAATCCCTCGAACAGCGGCTGCATGGCGAAGGAGGCCAGAGCGGAGGTGGGGATCTCGTCGCCCAGCCGGTCGGCGATGAAGTCGGGTTCCATGAGGACGACTCCGGTGTTGCCCTTCTCGTGCTGGCTCCGCACGACCTCCAGCAGCATCCGGTTGTGTGCGATGTCGCCCTGGTGGTTGATCACGAAGATACGGCGGAACCCGTCGGTGGCCAGGGAATCCAGGATGTCGGTGTGCAGCGCCACGGCGGTCTCGTATCTGGTGCGGAACGTTCCTCCGAAGGCCGCCGACACCTGGTTGATCCCCCAGTACACCGGCGGTGCGATCAGCGCCTCCACCTCGTGCTGCTCAAGCTCGCTCTTCACGAGTCTGCACAACTGATAGGCACCGTAGGCATCCGTGCCCAGCGGGAGGTGGGGGCCGTGCTGCTCGATGACGCCGGTGGGCAACAGGACACACGCCCCACGACCGGCTGCTGCCTCCACCTCTGGGTACGTAAGGTCAGCCATCGTCCCGGCGAAGACTGAATACCCGCCCTGCATAAGACTCTCCCCGTGATTGGTGTTCCGGTGGTGTTCCGGTCGGCCTGATGTGCCGGTCAGCATGTGATCTTCGCGTGCACAGGTGCGATCTTCGCGTGCACAGGAGACCGCGCACGACCACGGGCACCGACGGAGACCCAGGCGGCGCTTTGTAGGAAGGCCACAGGCCCAACCGTGTGTCAGGTGCGGGGGCCGACCGTGGCCATGGCGCGGTCGACGGCGTCGGCGAGGGAGCTCTTCGCGCCGGAGGGGAGCCAGGAGTGCTGCGCGGCCACGAGGCATCCAAACGCCGCTTCGGTCAGTGCGCGGGGCGTCGGGTCGTCGGCGGCGCGGGGTGTGCCGACTGCCTCGGCACGTTCGAGCAGCGGCGACGACGGCGTCCTGCCGCTGCTGGAGCTTCTGGAGGTAACCGGCGAGCGGCGCGGGGGTCAGGGCACCTACACCGCCGCCTTCCACCCGGGCAACGTCGCGACGAGCGTCGCCGCCCAGTCCGACAGCGTCCCCGCGGGATCAAGTCCACCATTCATCCGGTGCCCGCACCCCCGACCGGAGGTGCGGGCACCGGAGAGGCGGCGGGGCGGTCCTAGTGCCGTGACCGGCAGTGTTTGCCCGGAAGGAGCGTCGTCGTGGGGGCACCGCCCGCGCGAGCGGGGCCGAGCGTGGGGGAGCGTGCGATCGCACGGCGTCCGGAAGTCCTTGACCGGGGTCTCCCCTGCTCTGGGGGCACCTCCCGGCCGAAGGCCGGGGGAGAAGCTGAGAGCTTGGGGAAGGAGCCACCAGGGCTTTTGGCCAACGCCGCTGGGGGCACCCCCTGCTCGGAGAGCTCGGGGGAGTGCGTGCCGGACGACGCGACAGGGCAGAGCTTGCCGGGAGGGGCACTAGGTGGTGACCCGCACGTAATCAACGGTCAACTGCTGCGGGAAGCTTGTGGAGCCGTCCGGGTCTCCGGGCCAGTAGCCGCCTACGGCGAGGTTGAGGATCAGGAAGAAGGGCTTGTCGAAGACCCACGGGTTGCCTCCGACGTCGGCGGGCGTACGCGTCTGGTAGACGTTTCCGTCCACCGACCATTTGACGGAGCCCGGGGACCAGTCGATGGCGAAGGTGTGGAAGTCGTCGGCGAAGGCCGCGCCGCCCGGCAGGGTGTACCCGGCGCCGATGCCGCCCGAGCCGGAGTAGCCGGGGCCGTGCAGGGTGCCGTGCACCGTGCTGGGCTCGAAGCCGACGTTCTCCATCACATCGATCTCGCCGCAGGCGGGCCAGCCGGCGCTTCCGATGTCGTCACCGAGCATCCAGAAGGCCGGCCACATGCCCTGGCCGCGCGGCACTTTGATGCGCGCCTCGACATGCCCGTGGGTCTGGGTGAACTTGCCCGCCGTGTTCAGCCGTGCCGAGGTGTACTCGCATTTGCCGTACCAGCACTGGTAGTTGCCGGGGTTCTCCTTGCGGGCGGTGATGACGAGATTGCCGTTGCCGTCGAGCGCGGCGTTGTTGGCGCCCGGAGTGTAGTACTGCCGTTCGTGGTTGTTGACGTTGTCGCCGGTCTCGGTCTGCCACTTGGCGCCGTCGGCCGGAGTGCCGGCCGGACCGTTGAAGTCGTCGGAGAAGACGACCGCTCTGGTGCCGCTGCCGGAGCTCTTGGCGTCTTTTCCGACGTCGTCGGCCGATGCCGTGGCGGGCAGCAGCGCGGCGGCAACGCAGCACAACAGGGACACACCGCACATCGCGGTGCGGCTTCGCCTGGAAAGTCTCACGTCGGCCCGTCCTTTCGTGGGGGAAGTGGACGTAGGGCGCGCACATGACAAGATGTCGACGGAGAATGCACGCAACCAGCGCGGCAGACCCGGGACTTCCTTCACGACTTGTTGTAAGCGCGCCAGATCAAGTCGTCAAGACTTTGGTCCAGACCAGAATGAGTTCAAGGAGAAACGGCACACGTCGCCCCGCACTCGTCGTCTCCGGCGCCGGGGGCTGATCACGGAGGACTCGCCCCGCGATCAGTGGGCCATCGTGGGCATCCTCCCGGCAAGGGCGACAAGGGGCCGGGCAGACCTTCGAGAAGGCAGATCCGCCCGGCCGCAGGGACGTCGGCTCACTTGTAGGCGATGTCCGATGCCGCGTACTTGCAGTAAGTGCCGTCGGGGCCGGAGCCGTTCGTGGGCGGCTCGTCACCGTTGTCGTTGCCGATGTACTTCTGGCAGGGGACGATCTTCTTGCTGCTGTCACCGATGACGGTGATCTTGCGCAGCGTGGCCGAGTCGCCGTAGTTGGTGTTGATGCCGGCGATCTTGCCGCCCTTCCAGTTCACCTCGATGGTGTTGAGGTTGATCGTCCGCTTGTACTGCTTGGAGCAGTTGCCGCACGAGCGGATGAAGGTGCCGAAGTTCTGCACCGCGAAGTTGGAGATGTTCAGCGTCCCCGCGCCGTTGAACTGGAACACCTTGTCGCTGGCTTCCTTCGCGCCACCGCCGGAGACGGTGTACGTCGCCGACGACGACGTGCCCTTGAAGGTGGCGGCGTCCTCGCCGACGTCCTCCCACCAGACGTTCTGGAGCGTGCAGCTGCCCTTGCAGTGGATGCCGTCGGCGGCGGGCTTGCCGAGGATGACGTTCTTCAGCACCGCGCCGTCCGCGAGTTCCAGGATCGGTCCCTGGTCTTCGCCCTGGCCGTCGCCGCCCAGGTCCCCGGTGCCGTAGAGGCGCTTCATCCCGTAGTCCTTGCTGCCGGAGACCGGGATGGTCCTGGAGACCCCTTCGCTGCCGTTCGGGGTCGGCCAGGTGGCCGCGTCGGCCGTGGGCAGAGCATGAGCTGTCGTGATCATGCCAATCATAAGACCGAGGGCGCCGAGCCCGCCGATCAGCGTGTGCCGTGCGGGAATCCGGCGGCGCCGCGGCTGCGACTGCCGCTGTACCTGTCCTTGTGATGTCATGTTCGGTTTTTCCCTTCTCCTGCTGGTGGAGGTCAGAGCTTTCCGGCGCCCGCCTGGGCCGTCACCGAGGCGACGACCGAAGAGGCGGGTTCGGCGGAATAGCCGTAGGGCGGGTCGGTGAACGTGCCCGTGCGGGAGATCTCGGTGGCGGCTCCCCCGAGGTCGTTACCGCGCAGATTGGCGTAGCCGTCCACGTCGCTGCTCCGGCTGGTCGTCACCGCGATCTTCGTCGTACGGAAGACGTTGTTCTCGACGAGCAGCTGGGCGCCCATGCGGGAGTGCACGGCGGTATCGGCGCCCTCGACGTAGTTGTCGTAGAAGTGGCCGGTGCCGAACCGCAGGCTGGGGATGCGCGAGTAGACGTTGCTGAAGTGGTTGTGGTGGTACGTGACCCTCAAGTGCCCCGTGTCCTCGTCGGCGTTCTTGTCGCTGTGACCGACGAGCGAGCCCTTGAAGTGGTCCTTGAAGGTGTTCCAGGACACCGTCACGCCGTCGGAGCCGTGGTTGATGTCGAGCAGACCGTCGTAGTAGTCCTTGTCGTGGTCGCGGTCAGCCGAGAAGGAGTTGTGGTCGATCCACACCTTCGTCGACTCCTGGACGGTGATGCCGTCCGCGGGTTTGCGTGGCTTGCTGATGTTCAGGTTGCGGACGACGACGTTGGTCGCCTCCTTGACACGCAGCCCGCCACCGGTGAATCCGGAGGACGAACCGACGCCCAGGACCGTGGTGTTGGAGCCGATGTCGACCTGTCCGGTGAGCGGGATCAGACCGCTCACCCTGACGACCTTGGCGGCCTCACCGGTGACGGCCGCCTCGAACTCGGCGAGCGAGGAGACGGTGACGGGGCTCACGTCACCGCCGCCTGTGGTGCCGGCCCCGAAGCCGACGGGAGAGGTTTCGGCCGCGCCTGCGGGCTGCGGCAGTACGACGGCGGTGGTGATCGCGAGAACTGCTGCCACGCCCGTGGAGAGGACCAGCCTCCTGGGGAGAGCGCGGGGCGGGCGAGTGCGCATGCGGGGGTGTCCCTTCGAGAGCATCCGTTTATCAGATACGTGAACGACGTACATCATTTGGATCGCCCTGCGAGTGCAGTGCCGCATCGGGCACCTCCTGGCGGCTTCTTGAGCGTGTGTGCCTCCAGGCCAGCGCCTCCGGCGTCCGTCGCTCCTGTTCGAAATGACGGACACGAGTCACGCTGCTGAACCGGAACGTAGGGGGCGAGCGTTTCGCAGTCAACGCTTCGCGTAGGCCGCATCCAGCCAACTCCCGCACCGGCCCAGCTCCCGCGCCGCGCCGGCCCAGCGCCCGCATCGAGCCAGGACGGGCACGCCCCCGGGCCCGGCCCCGGACCCGGGGCACGCGGACGTCGGCCGCTCTGCGTGCTCGCCTCACGCTGCGCCGTCACCACGCCGACGCTCCGGCGGCGCTCCGGCGGTGAGGATTCTCTCTCCTGGCGACAACACCGCCCGCTTCCGTCCCGGAACGGCCGTGCGCCACGTAGGCTCGCGCGTCAGCCAGGGGTTTGGCGATCGCGTATCCGAGCGGGCCGGTCACGGTCCGTGGTCCGGGGAACCGCGCCCCAGTTGGCGAGGGTGGCGTGCGTCGGAGCTCGCCCCCCTGCCCCGGGACCGTCGCCGCTCCCCTACGTGGGCAGCGGCATCGCCGGCACCGGCACACAGCCTGCGGTCCGGCAACGCCCGGCTCATATGTCACCGAGCACGCCCAGTCGCGTCCGTAACCGAGCACCGAACGGGGAGACCCGCATGAGGAAGAGCAGGGGGCTGACGGAAGCCCGCCCGAACGGGACCTCCGACGGCGCGGGGCCCGGCATACCCCACGCCACGTCCCGGCTGAGCGTCCGCGCCCGGCCCCGCCACAAGCGGCGCGCCCTCGGCCTGGTGGCCGCCGTCCTGGTCTGCGGAACGGCCGCCGGGACACCGGCCACGGCGCACGGTGCCGCGGCCACCACCGCCCGCTCCCGGGCCGGCAACGCCCAGGTGACGTGCACATCGGACCACGGCGCTCTCGCACATCGGCTGGCCCGCAGGGTGGCCGGGGCGCTGTGGGAGCGCCACAGCACGGCAGCGGTCGCGCTCTACGACCGTTCGTCCGGCACCTCGTGCGCGTACCACGCGCGTACCGCGTACGACTCGGCGAGCGTGGTGAAGGCCACCTTGCTCGGTGCGCTGCTGCGGCAGGCGAAGGAAGACCACCGCAAGCTCACCTCGCGGGAGAAGAAGCTCGCCACCGCCATGATCACCACCTCGGACAACGACGCCACCAGCACTCTCTGGCGCGAGGTCGGCCGCAAGGATGTGCAGCACTTCCTCGACCTGGCCGGCATGCGGGACACCGAGCCGGGCCGACGGGGCTACTGGGGCCTCACCCAGGTCACGGCCTGGGACCAGCTGAAACTGCTCAAGCTCCTCACCTCCGGCAACCACGTGCTGGACGCCGGATCCCGCGCGTACGAGCTCGGCCTGATGAACAAGGTCACCGGCAGCCAGCGCTGGGGCGTGCCCGCCGGCGCCCCGAAGGACTCCACCGTGCACGTGAAGAACGGCTGGCTGTCGCGCGACGCGCACGGCTGGCGCGTCAACAGCGTCGGGGCGTTCACCGGAGGGGGCCACGACTACGGGATCGCGGTTCTCTCCCAGGACAACAAGACGATGGCCTACGGCGTCCATACGGTCGAGGCCGCGTCCCGCGCGGTCCACCGCGAACTGGCCCGCTGACAGCACCCGCTGAGAGAGCCGGCCCGCACAAGTCGTCCTGGTCGGCCCCCTCGCTCAGACGTCGCTGCGCTCAGCCAGGCTGCGCGGGCGCATATCCGTCCAGGCGTGCTCCACATAGTCGAGACAGGTGGCACGATCGGCCTCGGGGTGGGCCACGGTCCAGCCTGCCGGCACGTCGGCCCAGGCGGGCCAGAGGGAGTGCTGGTCCTCGTCGTTCACAACCACCAGGTAGCTGGCTTCTTCGTCCTCGAACGGGTTGGTCATGGGTGATCATTTCCTTTGTTCGGACTGCGGGGGCTCGCACGGGATGGGTGTCCCGTTACTCAAGAAGGTCCTTCAGAATTCGGCCGATCCCCGTCAGCGGGCCCGGGCGCGTCATGTGCTGGTGCTCGCACGCGACCGGGTGGACGGTCACGGTACCGGTCACGTAGGGGTGCCAGTCGGCAGCCGTAGGCGGGGGCGACGAGCGGTTTGCGGTCGCGGCGAAGAGGGTGATGTCTCCGTCGAAGGGGCGGCGTTCGAAACCGCTCACCAGGCGGCTGTTGTTGCGGTAGACGGAGATGATCGGGGCGAGCCGGTGCTCCACGAGGTCGGCCAGGGCGCTGTCGCCGCGGCGCAGGATCTCCACGGCCGCCGCCTTGGTCGGGACACCGGAGGTGCGCAGCGCGGCGGTGTCGTAGCCCGCGGACTCCAGCAGGGCGAGGAGGAAGCGGCCCTCCTCCAGTTCGCCCACCTCGGGTGCCTGGGCGTCGGGCGGTGCCGTGTCGAGGAGCGCCACCAGGCCGACCTCCTCGCCCTCTTCTCGCAGGCGGACCGCGACGGCGTGGGCCACCAGGCCGCCGAGTGACCAGCCGAGCAGGTGGTAGGGACCGGACGGCCGGACCTTGCGGATCTGCTCGAGGTAGTCGTCGGCCATATCGGCGAGGCTCGTCGCCATCGGCTCCTCACGGCCGATGCCGCGCGCCTGCAAGCCGTACACCGGCTGGTCGGGGCCGAGCAGGGAGAGCAGTCCGGTATAGCACCAGCTGATGCCGCCCGCAGGGTGGAAGCAGAACAGCGGCGGTCGGCCGCCACGGCTGCGCAGGGGCAGCAGGACGTCGTACGGGCTCTCCTCCTGGCCGCTGGTGAGGCGTTCGACCAGGAGCTCCACCGTCGGCGCGTCGAACAGGTCGCGCACGGTCGGCTCGGTACCCAGTGCTGATCTGATCCTGCTCACCGCCCGCACGGCGAGCAGGGAGTTGCCGCCGAGCGCGAAGAAGTCGTCGTCGATGCCGACCCGTTCGAGGCCGAGCACTTCGGCGAAGACGGCGCACAGGAGTTCCTGGCGTGGGGATACGGGTGGCCGGCCGCTGGTGAGGCCGGGGGCCGGGAGGGCGCTGCGATCCAGCTTTCCGTTCGGGGTGAGGGGCAGCCGTTCCATGAGGAGAACTGCCGCGGGGACCAGGTGGTCGGGCAGCCGCGCGGCGAGGTGGTCTCGCAGGGCCGACGGGTCGGGTGCGGTGCCGGGAGCAGGCACCGCGTAGGCGGTGAGCCGGCGGTCCCCCGGACGGTCCTCGCGCACGATCACCGACGCGTCGGCGACCTCGGGGTGGTCCGCGATCGCGGCGGCGACCTCGGAGGTCTCGATGCGGTAGCCGCGCACCTTCACCTGCTCGTCGGTGCGCCCGACGAAGTGCAGCTGCCCGTCGGGGCGGCGCACCACCAGGTCCCCGGTGCGGTACATCCGGCCCCCGGGCGGTCCGGACGGGTCGGCCACGAAGCGTTCCGCGGTCGCGCCGGGGCGGCCCAGGTAGCCGCGGGCGAGGGCGGGCCCGGAGACGTACAACTCCCCTGGCAAGCCCGGCGGCACAGGGCGCAGGTACGCGTCGAGCACCTGGGTGCGGAGGCCGTCGATGGGGCGCCCGATGGGTGCTTCGTCCGGGCCCAGCGGACCGCTCATCGTGGCGCAGACCGTGGTCTCGGTCGGCCCGTAGGCGTTGATCACGGTGCGGCGTGACCATCGGGCGGCCACGTTCGCGGGCGCCGCCTCGCCGGCGGTGAGCAGGGTCAGGCCCGGCGGCAGGGCGTCGTCGTCCAGGACGGGCAGCGCCGAGGGCGGCAGGGTGAGGTGGGTGACTCGGTGGCGGGCCAGGGTGGCGGTGAGCGGAGCACCGGGGAGCAGCGCGTCGCTGTCGGTCACGACGAGGGCCGCGCCGGAGAGCAACGTCACGCAGATCTCCGAGAACGCCGCGTCGAAGCTCGCCGAGGCGAACATCAGGACCCGGCTTCCGGGCCCCGTGCCGAGCCGCCCGGATTGCCCGGCGGCCAGCCCAGCGACACCGCGGTGGGTGACGACGACGCCCTTGGGGCGGCCGGTGGAGCCCGAGGTGTGGATCACGTAGGCGGGGTGGTCGGGGTGCGGGGGCCGCGGGTGTGCGGGGGCGTCGGCGTGCAGGTCGGTCGTTCCGGTGGCGGCTTCGGATGCTGCCGTGGACGCGGCGGCGGTGTCGATGCGTACGACCGGGCCGTCGTAGGGCAACGCCTTCGCACCGGGACCGTCCGTGATGACGCACACCGGCGCGGTGTCCTCAAGGACCAGGGCCAGGCGCGCGGCCGGGTAGTCCGGGTCCAGCGGCACGTACGCGGCGCCCGCCTC
This sequence is a window from Streptomyces sp. NBC_01775. Protein-coding genes within it:
- a CDS encoding M56 family metallopeptidase, whose product is MGVFVFLPLVLPLSALPIVRVAAQHLHPRSATRLLTALGCVLALCSTLCLVLLMVVGTAQLPGNPLPDGWADPEVRAVVPYAGVTGTTAIAALALVVAVCWLTVHRHRRVRARVHEALAGLPAGPDDGDLTVLPDAEPYAYALPGTSRAPGRVVASTGMLGALDEDEGAALLAHERAHLRGRHHRCLLATRLAGCANPLLLPLREAVAYNAERWADEEAARAVGDRRLTARAVARAALLTPEGPPLPGVPAFAAGPVPRRVAALLEPVPPSRGWPPAASRAGLAAYLAAAGTTVSAASSLNAALALFLVLKAATPL
- a CDS encoding BlaI/MecI/CopY family transcriptional regulator, which encodes MAGSGADHHERRAGGRRRGQGQLEAQVLTVLGTASGPVTATWVQQRLGGDLAYTTVVTILTRLHAKQAVTRTREGRSYVWSPVADEAGLAALRMRRVLDSETDRDAVLASFVSSLSPDDERLMRELLRAAEDEQAPPEGGEG
- a CDS encoding creatininase family protein, translated to MLTGTSGRPEHHRNTNHGESLMQGGYSVFAGTMADLTYPEVEAAAGRGACVLLPTGVIEQHGPHLPLGTDAYGAYQLCRLVKSELEQHEVEALIAPPVYWGINQVSAAFGGTFRTRYETAVALHTDILDSLATDGFRRIFVINHQGDIAHNRMLLEVVRSQHEKGNTGVVLMEPDFIADRLGDEIPTSALASFAMQPLFEGLEMTGELGVHAEEIESALMMRWFPEVVDYDAMAQLKPTGLSAEDLEEWRKGGRHARRVTPQGYFGAPSPRDPFLWRFHQRMAAAMADIVFAALGAGPHRDHG
- a CDS encoding glycoside hydrolase family 16 protein, whose translation is MCGVSLLCCVAAALLPATASADDVGKDAKSSGSGTRAVVFSDDFNGPAGTPADGAKWQTETGDNVNNHERQYYTPGANNAALDGNGNLVITARKENPGNYQCWYGKCEYTSARLNTAGKFTQTHGHVEARIKVPRGQGMWPAFWMLGDDIGSAGWPACGEIDVMENVGFEPSTVHGTLHGPGYSGSGGIGAGYTLPGGAAFADDFHTFAIDWSPGSVKWSVDGNVYQTRTPADVGGNPWVFDKPFFLILNLAVGGYWPGDPDGSTSFPQQLTVDYVRVTT
- a CDS encoding pectate lyase; protein product: MITTAHALPTADAATWPTPNGSEGVSRTIPVSGSKDYGMKRLYGTGDLGGDGQGEDQGPILELADGAVLKNVILGKPAADGIHCKGSCTLQNVWWEDVGEDAATFKGTSSSATYTVSGGGAKEASDKVFQFNGAGTLNISNFAVQNFGTFIRSCGNCSKQYKRTINLNTIEVNWKGGKIAGINTNYGDSATLRKITVIGDSSKKIVPCQKYIGNDNGDEPPTNGSGPDGTYCKYAASDIAYK
- a CDS encoding pectate lyase family protein, with the protein product MRTRPPRALPRRLVLSTGVAAVLAITTAVVLPQPAGAAETSPVGFGAGTTGGGDVSPVTVSSLAEFEAAVTGEAAKVVRVSGLIPLTGQVDIGSNTTVLGVGSSSGFTGGGLRVKEATNVVVRNLNISKPRKPADGITVQESTKVWIDHNSFSADRDHDKDYYDGLLDINHGSDGVTVSWNTFKDHFKGSLVGHSDKNADEDTGHLRVTYHHNHFSNVYSRIPSLRFGTGHFYDNYVEGADTAVHSRMGAQLLVENNVFRTTKIAVTTSRSSDVDGYANLRGNDLGGAATEISRTGTFTDPPYGYSAEPASSVVASVTAQAGAGKL
- a CDS encoding serine hydrolase — translated: MRKSRGLTEARPNGTSDGAGPGIPHATSRLSVRARPRHKRRALGLVAAVLVCGTAAGTPATAHGAAATTARSRAGNAQVTCTSDHGALAHRLARRVAGALWERHSTAAVALYDRSSGTSCAYHARTAYDSASVVKATLLGALLRQAKEDHRKLTSREKKLATAMITTSDNDATSTLWREVGRKDVQHFLDLAGMRDTEPGRRGYWGLTQVTAWDQLKLLKLLTSGNHVLDAGSRAYELGLMNKVTGSQRWGVPAGAPKDSTVHVKNGWLSRDAHGWRVNSVGAFTGGGHDYGIAVLSQDNKTMAYGVHTVEAASRAVHRELAR
- a CDS encoding MbtH family protein, which produces MTNPFEDEEASYLVVVNDEDQHSLWPAWADVPAGWTVAHPEADRATCLDYVEHAWTDMRPRSLAERSDV